Proteins encoded within one genomic window of bacterium:
- a CDS encoding NAD(P)/FAD-dependent oxidoreductase, which translates to MIQANNQVPDRCDVVVIGAGAGGLTAAGLLSRVGLQTVVLETQPQPGGYLAGFQRQGFQFNTSIQWLNQCGPGGFVYNIWRHLGGEFPTCAPLTRIHRYKSDSFDYLLSSNPIDLQDCLIKDFPDDESGIRAFFKDGERLGQRLNVLNSRTMAKETMPFFERVIRNLQMLFWAIPVAKYVMSPVEKGLRRYFSTEGAQKIFCSQESFMSVMVPIAWAFAGNFQTCPKGGSRTLALWLCERIRSAGSKVLLNQHVERVLLNARKEATGVLLADGSSLRARYVIAACDVQMLYEKMLPDGCIPVRMRKALHNADIYHSSFSIFLGLDCDASSLGFGEEVLNLTRSDVSREDHMSGDPHRTIMVVIAPSVRDSSLAPEGKGTLMIHCPAYLDYEDNWRTGKGLARGEPYRALKRKFADILLARIEKTFAPGLRKHIEVMEIATPVTYWRYTGNTKGSISGIKPTGRNIRISVARYKTPVKNLLLGGHCAEYGGGVPMAVKAGANASLIVMKDMKRAAYDELKDVINGVERHH; encoded by the coding sequence ATGATACAGGCGAATAATCAAGTTCCGGACAGGTGTGATGTTGTAGTCATCGGAGCAGGGGCAGGTGGACTCACCGCAGCAGGGCTTCTCTCAAGGGTTGGTCTTCAAACAGTAGTTCTTGAGACTCAGCCACAGCCGGGGGGATACCTGGCAGGTTTTCAGCGACAGGGCTTTCAGTTCAACACTTCCATCCAATGGCTCAATCAATGCGGTCCCGGCGGATTCGTCTACAACATCTGGCGTCATTTAGGCGGCGAGTTTCCAACCTGCGCACCGTTGACTCGCATACACAGATATAAAAGCGATTCGTTCGACTATTTGCTGAGTTCCAATCCTATCGACTTACAGGATTGCCTTATCAAGGACTTTCCTGATGATGAGAGCGGTATCAGAGCTTTTTTCAAGGATGGGGAAAGACTTGGACAGCGGCTGAATGTCCTGAACAGCAGGACAATGGCGAAAGAGACCATGCCATTCTTTGAAAGAGTTATTCGCAACTTACAAATGCTGTTTTGGGCAATTCCTGTCGCTAAATACGTGATGAGCCCTGTCGAGAAAGGGCTGCGCCGCTATTTCAGTACGGAGGGTGCTCAAAAGATATTCTGCAGTCAAGAATCCTTTATGTCCGTTATGGTGCCTATCGCTTGGGCATTCGCCGGAAATTTTCAAACTTGTCCCAAAGGAGGAAGTCGCACACTGGCTTTATGGCTGTGTGAGAGAATCAGATCTGCCGGGTCGAAAGTATTGCTGAACCAGCACGTGGAAAGAGTGCTGTTAAACGCTAGAAAAGAAGCGACCGGTGTATTACTGGCAGACGGAAGTTCTCTGAGAGCTCGATACGTGATTGCAGCCTGCGACGTACAGATGCTCTATGAAAAGATGCTGCCGGACGGCTGTATTCCGGTACGGATGCGAAAAGCACTGCATAATGCCGATATTTATCATTCCAGCTTCAGCATATTTCTGGGACTGGATTGCGATGCTTCTTCTTTGGGATTCGGAGAAGAAGTATTGAATCTCACTAGGAGCGATGTATCACGTGAAGATCACATGAGTGGTGACCCACATCGCACGATCATGGTCGTCATCGCGCCTTCAGTTCGTGATTCTTCTCTGGCACCGGAAGGCAAGGGAACCCTTATGATACATTGTCCGGCGTATCTCGATTACGAAGACAATTGGAGAACCGGCAAGGGGCTGGCGAGGGGCGAGCCCTACAGAGCATTGAAAAGAAAGTTTGCCGACATCCTGCTGGCCCGGATTGAGAAAACCTTCGCTCCCGGGCTGAGGAAGCACATAGAGGTGATGGAGATTGCAACACCTGTAACATACTGGCGATATACGGGCAACACCAAGGGAAGCATTTCAGGGATTAAACCAACGGGAAGAAATATCAGAATCAGTGTAGCACGTTACAAAACGCCTGTGAAGAA